The genomic interval TGTTGATGCATTTGCTTCTTCAATCGAGTTTTTTTCAAGATTAAATAGTGCCTTTATAGACGCTCTATCCGTACCATTTACAGATGCTAGAAAGGAGATTAAGGAAATCCAAAAGGATGTTATGGATGATGACAGAAACTCGTTGTTACTTAACTATCAAGAACAACAAAATTTTTACAAGAAGACCGAAAGAATAATACTTTCTAAAATACGTGATAAATTTGATACTAACTTTAGAGAAAAAACTTTTGTAATTTCGCTCTCAGAATTTATTGAAGCTTATTCTAACCTTGCAAAGGTCACAGGTGCAGGATTATTGTATCAACAAATGTCTAATGTAACTGCTTATTGGAATAATATGTTTATCGAGCCTATAAGAGATACAGTATATAGGACTCCTTCTCATAAAATCCATTCTGAAAATAAATATTCTTTGTTTCATTATGATTTACCTCCTCAAGTCGATTATAATGGTCAAGGAAAAGTTGAGGACGAGATTGATAAGCAAAGAAAATCAGATCCGAATCTCACTACACACGACAAACATACTGCTAGATCTGATCCTACACCATTATTGATTATCTATGCTTTTATTAATAGAAATTACATATTAGATCTGCTTCCAGAATTCAGTATAGTTAGAAATTTTCAAAAACAAGGTTTTGATGTTTATATGACAGATTGGGGAACACCTAGTGCATTTGACAAAGAGCTCACTGTGGGACACTATATTAACAACTATCTGGCCGATGCAGTTGATTACATTTTAAAGCATTCAAATTCAGAAAAGATTTCATTGTTGGGTTATTGTTGGGGTGGAGACTTGGCGCTCATGCTTGCAGCGCTCTACCCCGAAAAAATAAAGAATATCGTAACATTTGCGACACCTGGTGATTTTAGTATTGATAATAATCTTTTAAGTGTATGGACAAAAAATATAAATGCCGACACTATTGTGGATGCATTTGGCAATACTCCTAGTTCGTTTATCAACAACTCATTTTTACTTAGAAGCCCAATAGATATTTTACACAAATATCCTCACTTTTTCCTTGAAGGGGGAAAGCCCAAAGACCTCGAGTCTATAATGCAGTTTTTTGCAACAGAAAGTTGGCTGTATGATAGTCCTCCCATAATAGGTGAAATATACAGACAATTTGTAGATGATTGCTACAAGAAAAATCTATTAATAAAAAATGAACTGATAATAGATGGAGACACTAAAATTGATTTGAGAAAAATCAAGCAGCCTTTCTTAAATGTGATTGCAAAAAAGGATGATTTAGTTGATCCTGAATCAAGTAGAGCGATAAATGAAGTAATAGGAAGTACTGATAAATCGATTATAGAATTTAACTCGGGTCACGTTGGAGCCTGTATAAGTTCAAGAGCACATATGGAGTTATGGCCCAAGGTCGGTGACTGGTTAAAGACCAGATAGAGAAAAAATAAAATAACTACAGAAGGATGACTGAAGAGAGACAATAAAAGTGAAAGAAGCAACGAGGTCGATAAAGCTGGCGACCTTTTGGGAAAGTACCGTCAGAATAACATGAGAGTGTAAATGGCAAATTCATTCACAAGGATGGATCCAGACATCCGGTTAGTTAAAAACAATAAAATGTATTAAAAACATGTTACTCTGATTCTACTGTTTTTGTTCTTAGCTAAAAACAAAATAAAATAAAAAATATTGGTTTGAACTATAGAATGCTCTTGGTGCCAACTATCGTTACCGTTTTTGTATTTTCAGGAACATAAAAATCTAGGCTTCTGGTTTGGTTGCCTCTAGGGTCGTCTGTACTTCTTGTGATTTCTATATCTTTTGAAAATTCTGATGGCTGTCCGTCAATTAATATCCTAAATGGAATATCGTTAGCGCCGTCTTTTGAATCCAATAATGTTCTTGGCACATCAAAGGCTAGATTACCCCCATCAGGAGCATTAACACTCAAGCCCAAGGTGTTATTGGAAAGAGAAAATGAAGATGTTGGAGTTACATCTTGACCGTGAACATCAATGAATCCGAAGACCAAAAATGGATGATCAAATGAAATTATAGCTAATGAAGAGGAAGCAGACTTGGGTCCTATAACGAATAATTTGTCCTGAGATTTAGTAGAAATATACACTCTTTGAGTATCAGAATCAACTACTATGTCCTGAGGGATTATGTTTAGATCAATTGGAGTGATATACTCGTTTGTTTCTCCATTTATTTTGTCAATATTTGGACTTCTTGGGTGAGTGATGTACACGGTATGATCTTTTTCGTCCACCCCAATTGCTTGAGCGGGAGAAGATAAGGGTATTTTATCAATTATTTGATGACCAATTGTATCAACAACTGTAACAAAATAGCTACCTCTGTTTGCAACATAAGCCTTGTGATACAAACTGTCTAGGGCAATATCCCATGGTCCGATCCCAGTTGCTACCTCACCAGTTACTTGGTTTGTTTCTGTAGATATAAAAGTGAGTTTATTTCCAGTCAAACTTGCTACAACTAGAGTATTTGTAAGTGGGTCAACTTGTAGAGCCATTGGATGATTTGCAACAGGAATTTCGGCAACGATTTCATCATTTGTTGTATTAATTGCCAATATTTCATTGGCGTCAGCATAGGCAGCATACAATATCTTATTTTGAGGATTATAGTCCATAGCCCATACTCCCATTACAAACTCTGCTGCTGTTAATACTCTATCAGCCAAAGGAGTTGGAGTAGAATAGATGGCACCCGGTAATTCTATTATATTTGAAATGTTGTTTGTCTTTTTATCGTATACTTCTATTGTTCCACTCTTGAAGGGTGCAAGATAGACTTTGTCCGGAGGTACAGATATGACATCTATAACACCTCCTTTTGAAGTTGAACTAATTGCATTAACTATTTCATTGTTTGTAGTGTTGACTACCGACACTCCAGATTTTACCATACTTGAGACATAGAGTAAACCATCCTGATCGTCAATGGACATTCCCATGGGTCTTGGTACTTCAATTACATCTAGGATATGATGTCCAAATACAATGTTTGTTGATAATGAGGATATGCCAAGGTATAATGAAAAACTTAAAAAGAGTAATCCAAAAAGAACAACAGGTTTTTTGTTATTCATTAATGGGCTAATACAATTAGGTTATATTAAAAAATATTGGAGCTTTATGAGAGGCAAAGAATAATAAAACGAATGTCATGCAATCACATGGTCTTTCCGATTGAACCTTTTTTTTATTAATTTGAAAGAGTATTTGATATCGTTCTTATAATCTATATTCACAGATAAGAAATTAAAGAAAAAATGCTTTTTTAAAATTTTGTAATCTAAATAGGCAATAATAATGGTAGTGTAACCGAGCGAGTCCAAAAAAAATGAGAGAGGTTGTCTAATTTACTATGACTGTTCCAACCATTGCTGGATGTAAAGTACAAAAGTATGGATATTCACCTGCGGTATCAAAGGTATGTTCAAAAGTCTTTCCTTTGCTAATTAGCGCGTTTGGTCCCGCCAATCCCGAATCAAATAATTTTCCAGCATCGGCTGCTCCAACAGTTCCAGAAGTTACAGTATGAAAAGCAGTATCATCATTTGTCCAAACTATTGTTTGACCTACGACAACTTCAACGGGATTTGGGCTATATGCGTCATCGGTCAGTACAGATGCACCAGGTACAATGGAAACTTGAACTTTATCTGTGGCTGTAGCAGTTGTTGCATTAGTTGCATTTTGAGCGGTAGTGGAGTTAGTCACATTCTGAGCGAAGGCTATAGTGAGAGTAGTTGAATCACCATTCGACAGGACAACAATGCCAAGTACTGCTGCTACGAGGCTAACTATTAGAGTAATTGAAGCAATTACCATAATAATGATATGATTTTCACATAAATAAATTTAATCAATTTCTTACCAAATCAAAATCATAAGAATTAAAAAATAGGCGCAAAAAATAGTATAGCCTATATTCACATGTTTATTTATTGCAAATTCATATCCATCTATAAATCTAAAAGATAGAATTATGTTCAAATTATTTTATGATTGACATGATCTAATTTGATAAAACCTAAGATAGAAAAAAAATAGATATCTCAAGTACTTAGAATGAGTTCGCCGGGAAATTAGTTCTTATATTATATTCACATGTTTCATTTTCTCTTTAGCCAAAAACCTAAAGGATTTGAGAAATTACTCCTCTATTATGAATAATTAATACTGCAAATTAGGACTACGTTCACCACATAAGCGTTTTTATTATGATGTATACAGCAACAGTAATCAGCAATATTGAAAAGATTCGAGTCAAATGTGTTTTTGAAGCTCTCGATGATAGTGCTGTTCCAACTTTTCCACCTACAATACCACCAAATATTAAAAGTATGGCTATGATGAAATTTATCTGACCTGAAAGTGAATAAGTTACAGCAGTGGTAAGACCAAAAAAGCTTACTGGCAATAGAGATGTCCCAATCGAATTTACAATATTTACATCCAGATACATCAGAGATGGAACGATTAAAAAACCACCTCTTATTCCAAAATATCCAGCTCCTAATCCTACTAGAAAGCCCATGATTACCATTTTTATATTTTTATGTCTTACTTTAGTAACTGAATTATTTTCTCCTATATCTAAATGATCCTTCTGTATGTTATCTTTTAGCGATCTTGTTTTCTTAGAGTGAACACCTATGTATCCTTTCATATTCTTTTTTTCTATTAGCATTTTTATTGCAATAGTAATCATAAATAGTGCAAACAAAATTAAAAGACTACTGGCGGGTGTTAGTAAACCCAGCTGGGACCCTATTACTGTTCCCGCTACTCCAGGAATAGCAAACTGTAAGCTTTTATTTAGTAGAACATGGCCTCTTTTTTTGTGATCAATAAAATTAACCAAGGCATTGATACCTACCACAAGAGCAGAAGTTCCTATTGCTACGTGAGGGTCTAATCCAATTACATAAACTAACAATGGAACTGCAAGAATGGATCCCCCGCCACCTATCAATCCCAGAGAAAGTCCTACAAGTACGCCAATAGCAGTTATTAAGTATATGAGAATAGAATAATGAAATACATCCGGTGAAATTATCTGTAAAAACCCCACTCCTTGCAAAAGATTCGGTAATAATACAGTTTCAAGTTCTAAAGCATTCATATCAAAAAGCGAATACAATAGATATACAGGCCAGAAAAATACCGCTTCTTCTGCTGTCGTTGTTGGTATTATCACCTGCTAGTCTACTCCTAATTACAAGGTCAAAATCAGTTCGATTCTAGATTTAATTTATACTACTATTAGGTAATACTACATCTGTTTGGACCAATTTCCAATTCAAAAATCTCAGATAATGGATATGATTTTTCATCCTTGTTAATGGATATGATTTTAGTATAATTAGGCGGAGTTGCCATTACTTTTGAAGATAGTCTCTGAATAAATTGATCTTTTGTTAAGTGTTGATTCAAAAACATTCCCTCTTCTTTTATTTCACCTAGTGTAGTCGATAAAATTTCATTTGCCTTAACATCTTTATCAAAATGAGAGGGTAGTATCACCGTATCATTTGGCAGGATCATAATCTTTTGATACAATGTATCATACAAATTCTCTGAAAATTCTTTGGCTTTATCTCTCAAGTCCGGTCTTCCGACTCCATCTATAAATAAAGTATCACCAGTAAATAGTAATTTTGTAAACTTGTCATAAGCGTTTATGTTGCTGACGTCACCTTCAATCAAAAATGAAATGCTTCCTGATGTATGACCTGGGGTATGAATTGCCTTTAGTTTGATATTTCCTACTAGTATAATATCACCTTCTGTAATCTGTTTATTACCAATTGTTTCCTTAGAATAGCTTTCATAACTACTTTGGAGATATTGTGCTCCCGTTTTCTCCGCTAGCGATTTTGCAGCAGAGACATGATCGGCATGCTGATGAGTATCGACTATTTTTATGATCGTTGTTCCTATTTCAGATGCTTTATCTAAGTATTCGTTTATAGGATATACGGGATCGATTATTACAGATTGACCAGCCGAATCCAATAGATATGATATACAGCCTTTACCAATCCTTCTAAATTGAAATAACCTTATCTTTGAAGATTCAGCTTTATCATCAATAAAATATTCAGATGACGCAATTTCAGTTGAAAAGCTCCAAGCTTTTAATCCGCCTTCTAATGAACTAACATTGTAACCGTATCTTTCAAGAATATATTTTCCAATTGTAGATCTATTTCCATGGGGACAAATTGTCACTATTTTTCTGTCTTTTGGAATAACAGCCAAAGATTCTGGATAGGCCAATTTCCCTAAGGGAATGTTCTTACTACCCTCTATATTCCATTGGTTAAATTCATCAGGTTCTCTCACATCAAGAAGAAACAGATTTTCTTTGTCTTTTTCTGAATCTATTAGTTTTTTTAAATCCTTTGGAGATATGTCTCTATCTAGGGATTCGTTAAACTGCCATTTCCATGAGGAAATCCCACCTTCTAAATATTTTGTATTTAGCCCTATTTGTCTCATCACCTCTGCCATTTGTTTTGGATAGTTTTCTTCTATATCTTGTTCTCCGACTAAAACAATTTCCATATCTTTTGGTAATCGAGGCATAATTGTCCTTTTGGTTTCTTCATTACAGACTGCACATGCAGAGCCAGGAATATGTTGTTTTTCAAAGTTTTTTGAATCTCTTATGTCAAATAGCAGTAATGGAACTCTACTATCGAGCTTGACTTTTAATTCATCAGATGTAATAGAGAGATCGCTATTTTCTAATAGTTTGTGTTGATTCATAATATCTATATTTAAAAATGCGAAAATGATATTTCTAAAAGACGTTTACATTGTACTTATTTGCAAGTATATTCTTCATAAAATAGATAAACGTTAGATGTATCAACACCAGAAAGCGAAAAAAACTTCCACCGTATCTTTTAGAATAAACAAAGAGTATGATGAAGCATTAAGAGCAGAGGCAGAAGAAAAAAAAGTGAGCATGAATACACTTGTAAATCAGATTTTTGGAGAATATGTAGACTGGAATAAATATGTAAAAAGATTTGGAACAATAATTCTAAGCCGAGAGGCATTTAAACTGCTTTTAGAAAGCTTGGATGATGACAAAATAAGTACTCTTGCAGTAGATATTGCAACAAAAGCACCAAAGGAGTTTATTCTCTTTAAATGGAAAGAAATTGACCAATCACACGTTATTGGTTTTATTAAAATGTTTTTTGATCATTGCGGATATGGCCAATACGATTACCAAGTTACGGAAAGTAAAGTAAACAAATTTAGTATGCGACATGAATTAGGCAAAAAAGGGATCGATATTCTTAAAAAAATATTTAGAAACGGTAATCAGGGATACACTGGGAATAAGTTGTCAATCAATTATTACTGATAATTCCGTTACGATAAGTTTTTGAAAAGATAATGTTTCTAACCATCATTCTCTATAGGTTAGTATCCGTGGTTATCTTTTTCATTTCAATTTGGCATTTACTTTAATTATATGACTCATACTGTAAATAGCCGGACATCTTTCTTCAGCCATGATTATTAGTTGTCTAAGTTTTTGCCTATCTACGCTAGTAGTAGTATCATCAATATCAATTTCAAAATTTATACCCTCAGTTATAGGCTCATCTGAGATATCAAATGTTTTGGCAAAATTGATATTACATTCTGCATTTATCTTCAGTTTTCCAAGTTTAATACCTTGTTTTGATAGAACAGTCATGAATGTGGTTATAAAGCATGAAGTGATTCCTGCAACACAGTAACCCATGGGTCCTAGTCTATTCCCACCTCCTCCTAAGAATGACGGTGAATCGATTTCAATGACTTGCCTGCCATTCTCATATGCCAGTTCTGTTTTGAATTGATATCCTTTCTCAATATCAAAATTCCACTCTCCTTCTAGCTTAACTGGTTTCTTTAAATACTGTTTGTCTTTTTGTCCGTTTGCTGTGGTTTTTTGTATTTTATCGAGGTTGATATTGTTTATAATATTTGCTGTGGTCATGATAATACTATATTTCCACAATCATTAATTAATATGCCATATTCAACTTTTTATGAATGCTACTTTATAAAAGTAGAAAAGAAAATAGAAAATTAATGTCAATCATTGTGATTTAGCGATAAACCAACATTAAATAATCATATGAAGCCAACAAATCTTTTTCTAAATAAATAAATGATTAGTAGCTTAAAGTCTGGTTAAAGCTACCTGTATGTTTTTCAGTCTGATTGTTTACACTCTGATTCACCATGAAGGGATGTTGAACTTGCTGTATTTGTGGCGGAAATACTGGTAGCGTGTCCACTGGGTTCCAATTTACAATAACTTTGCCGTATGATTCAGATAATTTTGCTAACCATTCTTTTTGTTGTTGTTCATCTAACAATGGGAATTTTGGATTTGCTCTATCTGGTGAAAATTCTTCTTTATGGTAATGCCAATTTGGTTTTTCTCTATCGGGTATTGCTAGATAAGTTTTAGAATCAATCATATATTCTACTCCTATCAGCGTTGCATTTGGAGAACTACTATCATATAGCTGACACACCATCATGATTTTGTCATTTGGTTTACAAAAGTGGTATACTCTTAAAGTTGGATCATCAAAGACATGTCTTACTGCAGTTAAGGGGCCTGTAGGTGGTCCACCGTAACCGTCTACTGGTTTTGATACATTGGCGGAGGTGACATTAATTTGAGTTGCATTCATAGGTGATGGGGATGAAGATGGAGTGGGAGGTGCGGTATTATTGCCTTGGGCCTGTACAGTACTATATTACCCTATTGAAAATGCCACCGTATAAATTCCCATAAATAAAACCATTGCCACGGCAAAAGACATTATCTTATTTCTTTGTGATATAAGATACAATTTTGTGTGATTCATGCATAAACTTCTTGGCAAAATAGATTAAATACTGCTCAATATATTATCGTAGAATAAAAGATATTCGACGTCTGTCTCCTTGTTGAGGAGAATGAAATTCTTTCTCAAAAAGTAAATCCATAGTTGGGCATATGATGTAATCAATCCTGTTCAATTTCGATAATTACTCCCATAGTCTTTAGAATGTCTAAATTACTTGTTTGACCCGCCAGCATTGGGCTCAATTGTTCCT from Candidatus Nitrosocosmicus hydrocola carries:
- a CDS encoding OsmC family protein gives rise to the protein MTTANIINNINLDKIQKTTANGQKDKQYLKKPVKLEGEWNFDIEKGYQFKTELAYENGRQVIEIDSPSFLGGGGNRLGPMGYCVAGITSCFITTFMTVLSKQGIKLGKLKINAECNINFAKTFDISDEPITEGINFEIDIDDTTTSVDRQKLRQLIIMAEERCPAIYSMSHIIKVNAKLK
- a CDS encoding YncE family protein, which gives rise to MNNKKPVVLFGLLFLSFSLYLGISSLSTNIVFGHHILDVIEVPRPMGMSIDDQDGLLYVSSMVKSGVSVVNTTNNEIVNAISSTSKGGVIDVISVPPDKVYLAPFKSGTIEVYDKKTNNISNIIELPGAIYSTPTPLADRVLTAAEFVMGVWAMDYNPQNKILYAAYADANEILAINTTNDEIVAEIPVANHPMALQVDPLTNTLVVASLTGNKLTFISTETNQVTGEVATGIGPWDIALDSLYHKAYVANRGSYFVTVVDTIGHQIIDKIPLSSPAQAIGVDEKDHTVYITHPRSPNIDKINGETNEYITPIDLNIIPQDIVVDSDTQRVYISTKSQDKLFVIGPKSASSSLAIISFDHPFLVFGFIDVHGQDVTPTSSFSLSNNTLGLSVNAPDGGNLAFDVPRTLLDSKDGANDIPFRILIDGQPSEFSKDIEITRSTDDPRGNQTRSLDFYVPENTKTVTIVGTKSIL
- a CDS encoding DUF1264 domain-containing protein, encoding MNATQINVTSANVSKPVDGYGGPPTGPLTAVRHVFDDPTLRVYHFCKPNDKIMMVCQLYDSSSPNATLIGVEYMIDSKTYLAIPDREKPNWHYHKEEFSPDRANPKFPLLDEQQQKEWLAKLSESYGKVIVNWNPVDTLPVFPPQIQQVQHPFMVNQSVNNQTEKHTGSFNQTLSY
- a CDS encoding sulfite exporter TauE/SafE family protein; its protein translation is MIIPTTTAEEAVFFWPVYLLYSLFDMNALELETVLLPNLLQGVGFLQIISPDVFHYSILIYLITAIGVLVGLSLGLIGGGGSILAVPLLVYVIGLDPHVAIGTSALVVGINALVNFIDHKKRGHVLLNKSLQFAIPGVAGTVIGSQLGLLTPASSLLILFALFMITIAIKMLIEKKNMKGYIGVHSKKTRSLKDNIQKDHLDIGENNSVTKVRHKNIKMVIMGFLVGLGAGYFGIRGGFLIVPSLMYLDVNIVNSIGTSLLPVSFFGLTTAVTYSLSGQINFIIAILLIFGGIVGGKVGTALSSRASKTHLTRIFSILLITVAVYIIIKTLMW
- a CDS encoding alpha/beta fold hydrolase, translating into MKMNVNPSKINEDVTNINTDTNIDNYHNKFGLLEAYVDAFASSIEFFSRLNSAFIDALSVPFTDARKEIKEIQKDVMDDDRNSLLLNYQEQQNFYKKTERIILSKIRDKFDTNFREKTFVISLSEFIEAYSNLAKVTGAGLLYQQMSNVTAYWNNMFIEPIRDTVYRTPSHKIHSENKYSLFHYDLPPQVDYNGQGKVEDEIDKQRKSDPNLTTHDKHTARSDPTPLLIIYAFINRNYILDLLPEFSIVRNFQKQGFDVYMTDWGTPSAFDKELTVGHYINNYLADAVDYILKHSNSEKISLLGYCWGGDLALMLAALYPEKIKNIVTFATPGDFSIDNNLLSVWTKNINADTIVDAFGNTPSSFINNSFLLRSPIDILHKYPHFFLEGGKPKDLESIMQFFATESWLYDSPPIIGEIYRQFVDDCYKKNLLIKNELIIDGDTKIDLRKIKQPFLNVIAKKDDLVDPESSRAINEVIGSTDKSIIEFNSGHVGACISSRAHMELWPKVGDWLKTR
- a CDS encoding cupredoxin domain-containing protein produces the protein MVIASITLIVSLVAAVLGIVVLSNGDSTTLTIAFAQNVTNSTTAQNATNATTATATDKVQVSIVPGASVLTDDAYSPNPVEVVVGQTIVWTNDDTAFHTVTSGTVGAADAGKLFDSGLAGPNALISKGKTFEHTFDTAGEYPYFCTLHPAMVGTVIVN
- a CDS encoding rhodanese-like domain-containing protein, with the protein product MNQHKLLENSDLSITSDELKVKLDSRVPLLLFDIRDSKNFEKQHIPGSACAVCNEETKRTIMPRLPKDMEIVLVGEQDIEENYPKQMAEVMRQIGLNTKYLEGGISSWKWQFNESLDRDISPKDLKKLIDSEKDKENLFLLDVREPDEFNQWNIEGSKNIPLGKLAYPESLAVIPKDRKIVTICPHGNRSTIGKYILERYGYNVSSLEGGLKAWSFSTEIASSEYFIDDKAESSKIRLFQFRRIGKGCISYLLDSAGQSVIIDPVYPINEYLDKASEIGTTIIKIVDTHQHADHVSAAKSLAEKTGAQYLQSSYESYSKETIGNKQITEGDIILVGNIKLKAIHTPGHTSGSISFLIEGDVSNINAYDKFTKLLFTGDTLFIDGVGRPDLRDKAKEFSENLYDTLYQKIMILPNDTVILPSHFDKDVKANEILSTTLGEIKEEGMFLNQHLTKDQFIQRLSSKVMATPPNYTKIISINKDEKSYPLSEIFELEIGPNRCSIT
- a CDS encoding toxin-antitoxin system HicB family antitoxin; this translates as MYQHQKAKKTSTVSFRINKEYDEALRAEAEEKKVSMNTLVNQIFGEYVDWNKYVKRFGTIILSREAFKLLLESLDDDKISTLAVDIATKAPKEFILFKWKEIDQSHVIGFIKMFFDHCGYGQYDYQVTESKVNKFSMRHELGKKGIDILKKIFRNGNQGYTGNKLSINYY